The following coding sequences are from one Prochlorococcus sp. MIT 1314 window:
- the lysA gene encoding diaminopimelate decarboxylase: MEEKKSFLEQKIDLKSPNKNIVPITASIGSDGKLTIGGCSIEELVEKYDSPLYILDEITLRQSCRAYKKALEKFYPGESLPVYASKANSSIFMSNLVSSEGLGLDAVSEGELLTALKGGVPNENIVFHGNNKSDKEIEFAVRNNIKVIVDNDYDLERLEDISNSFNRDLEISVRFTPGIECHTHEYIRTGSFDSKFGFGIEYLNILFAKISKTKNLKLKGLHAHIGSQIFELDPHKDLGEIMVNVILDAKKFGHNIEKLNVGGGLGIKYTENDDPPSIDEWVKTISTSVVKACKKHNLDLPTLMCEPGRSIVSTAGVTIYKIGAFKEIPGIRTYLSVDGGMSDNPRPITYQSNYSACLVSNPLNINSKNKYTIAGKHCESGDVLFKEIELGDCKTGDLICVFGTGAYNNSMSSNYNRIPRPAALLVYDGEAEIIQKRESSLDLLKYDVLPDRFIKQN, from the coding sequence ATGGAAGAAAAAAAATCCTTTTTGGAACAAAAGATTGACCTTAAAAGCCCTAATAAAAATATAGTGCCTATTACTGCATCTATCGGAAGCGATGGAAAGTTAACCATTGGGGGATGCTCAATTGAAGAATTAGTCGAAAAATATGATTCTCCTCTATATATTTTGGATGAAATCACTTTAAGACAATCGTGTAGAGCGTATAAAAAAGCATTAGAAAAATTTTACCCAGGGGAATCGCTACCTGTATATGCCTCCAAAGCGAATAGTTCTATTTTTATGAGTAACCTTGTTTCTTCAGAAGGTCTAGGACTTGATGCGGTTTCAGAAGGAGAATTATTAACTGCTCTTAAAGGTGGTGTCCCAAATGAAAACATTGTTTTTCATGGAAATAATAAATCAGACAAGGAAATAGAGTTTGCAGTTAGAAACAATATTAAAGTAATTGTAGATAATGATTATGACTTAGAGAGATTAGAGGACATCTCAAACTCATTTAATCGTGACTTAGAAATTTCGGTTCGTTTTACTCCTGGGATAGAATGTCACACACATGAATACATAAGAACAGGGTCATTTGATAGCAAATTTGGTTTCGGAATTGAATATTTAAATATTTTATTTGCCAAAATCAGTAAAACCAAAAATCTAAAATTAAAAGGATTACACGCTCATATAGGTTCCCAGATTTTTGAACTAGACCCTCATAAGGATCTGGGCGAAATAATGGTAAATGTTATTTTAGACGCCAAAAAATTTGGCCATAATATTGAAAAATTGAATGTAGGTGGAGGTTTAGGCATTAAATATACAGAAAATGACGACCCCCCTTCTATTGATGAATGGGTAAAAACAATTTCCACCTCAGTCGTTAAAGCTTGCAAAAAACACAATTTAGATTTACCTACATTGATGTGTGAGCCTGGAAGATCGATTGTATCTACAGCAGGGGTAACAATTTACAAAATTGGGGCATTTAAAGAAATTCCTGGTATCAGAACTTATTTATCTGTTGATGGGGGGATGAGTGATAATCCAAGACCTATAACATATCAATCAAATTATTCTGCATGCTTGGTTAGTAATCCCCTAAATATTAATTCCAAAAATAAATATACTATTGCTGGTAAGCACTGCGAATCAGGAGATGTATTGTTTAAGGAGATAGAACTAGGAGATTGTAAAACAGGAGACCTAATATGTGTTTTTGGTACAGGTGCGTACAATAATTCAATGAGTTCTAACTATAACAGAATTCCAAGACCCGCTGCCCTATTAGTTTATGATGGTGAAGCTGAGATTATTCAAAAGAGAGAAAGTTCATTAGATCTTTTGAAATATGATGTATTGCCTGATCGCTTTATTAAACAAAATTAG
- the cdaA gene encoding diadenylate cyclase CdaA, with product MNFWGIINLKLLLDVLFAIGFGILLFSRVKEQRTLWLLRGYLFLVSSAWFIQRYAYLPLTSKLIDAVVLACSLSLAILWQGELRRLMELLGTGRLAVLLGNPPKEFRASSTTISQLVNTAGKLSQNRRGALIVVDLGSDLRPEDFLYSGTNIEAQLSTDLLINLFATDTPLHDGAVLVKGNKIISAGVILPLSRQGISRYGTRHLAALGITERFDRCICIVVSEETGTLSLANQGKLERPITSSRLEELLVNLIGSQNSMGTSKSSSSKNILAQKPIQSDNIISDTNEKESNKTEIITNKKD from the coding sequence GTGAATTTCTGGGGGATTATAAATTTAAAACTTTTATTAGATGTATTATTTGCTATTGGTTTCGGAATTTTATTATTTTCTAGAGTAAAAGAACAGAGGACATTATGGCTTTTGAGGGGATATTTGTTTTTAGTCTCTTCCGCATGGTTTATACAAAGATATGCTTACCTCCCATTAACATCAAAATTAATTGATGCTGTAGTTCTCGCCTGTTCTCTCTCCTTAGCGATCCTTTGGCAAGGAGAGTTAAGAAGATTAATGGAATTATTAGGCACTGGAAGGCTAGCTGTTTTATTAGGAAATCCCCCAAAAGAATTTAGAGCATCATCAACTACTATTTCTCAGTTAGTTAATACTGCAGGTAAACTCTCTCAAAACAGGAGAGGTGCTTTAATAGTTGTCGATTTGGGGAGTGATTTAAGGCCTGAAGATTTTTTATATTCAGGTACAAATATTGAGGCACAATTATCAACTGACCTTTTAATAAATCTTTTTGCCACAGATACACCGTTACATGATGGAGCAGTTCTTGTGAAAGGTAACAAAATAATATCTGCGGGTGTAATACTTCCTCTCTCGAGGCAAGGAATTAGTAGATATGGAACAAGACATTTAGCAGCATTAGGAATTACAGAAAGATTTGACAGATGTATATGTATTGTTGTTTCTGAAGAGACAGGTACGTTATCATTAGCAAATCAGGGAAAACTTGAGAGACCAATTACTAGCAGCAGATTAGAAGAACTTCTTGTAAATTTGATTGGGAGCCAAAACTCAATGGGAACAAGTAAATCATCTTCAAGTAAAAATATTTTGGCCCAAAAGCCAATCCAAAGTGATAATATTATCAGTGATACCAATGAAAAAGAGTCAAACAAAACAGAAATCATTACTAATAAAAAGGATTAA
- a CDS encoding isoprenyl transferase — protein MSLGKIIDKKNNDLSKRIDKQKVPEHVAIIMDGNGRWATKKGLPRSFGHNKGVSVLKEIIKASKKLGCKVLTVYAFSTENWTRPTKEVDFLINLFSEVLEREIEEIHQESIKIKFIGDLTPFPETLKKIIYNSESLTKNNNTFLLNVCVNYGGRQEIVKVAKEIAFKSFSGEIKPSEVNEELFNSELLTQGIKDPELLIRTSGEKRISNFLLWQLAYSEIYISEVLWPDFNEFEFLKAIIDYQSRNRRFGGIESLPNESLKDPQCSS, from the coding sequence ATGAGTTTAGGAAAAATAATTGACAAAAAAAATAATGACTTATCCAAGAGAATAGATAAGCAAAAAGTGCCAGAACATGTAGCAATAATTATGGATGGTAATGGGAGATGGGCGACTAAAAAAGGTTTACCTAGATCATTTGGTCATAACAAGGGGGTTAGTGTATTAAAAGAAATTATTAAAGCTTCAAAAAAATTAGGTTGTAAGGTCCTAACTGTTTATGCTTTTTCAACTGAAAATTGGACAAGACCAACGAAAGAAGTCGATTTTCTCATAAATCTTTTTAGCGAAGTTTTGGAAAGGGAAATTGAAGAGATCCATCAAGAATCAATTAAAATAAAATTTATTGGAGATTTAACTCCTTTCCCAGAGACTTTAAAAAAAATAATCTACAATTCTGAATCTCTAACAAAAAACAACAACACTTTTTTATTAAATGTTTGTGTCAATTACGGAGGGAGGCAAGAAATAGTAAAAGTTGCGAAAGAAATAGCATTTAAATCTTTTTCTGGGGAAATAAAACCAAGTGAAGTTAATGAAGAATTATTTAATTCAGAGCTATTAACTCAAGGAATTAAGGATCCAGAATTACTAATTAGAACTAGTGGAGAAAAAAGGATCAGTAATTTTCTTCTATGGCAATTAGCTTATTCAGAAATTTATATATCTGAAGTACTTTGGCCAGACTTCAATGAGTTCGAATTTCTTAAAGCAATAATTGATTACCAATCAAGGAATAGACGTTTCGGAGGTATAGAATCATTACCAAACGAGTCTTTAAAAGATCCTCAATGTTCTTCCTGA
- the bioB gene encoding biotin synthase BioB, which yields MTNSNKQLLREIRFDWNKEEILEILNKPLIDLMWESQIVHRKFNKYNIQLASLFSVKTGGCEENCSYCSQSIYSASEIKSHPQFQVEEVLARAQIAKNEGADRFCMGWAWREIRDGKSFNAMLEMVSGVRNLGMEACVTAGMLTEDQASRLADAGLTAYNHNLDTSPEHYKNIITTRTYQDRLDTIKRVRNAGINVCCGGIIGLGETNGDRASLLEVLSNMNPHPESVPINSLVAIEGTGLEDNQEIDSIEMIRMIATARILMPKSKIRLSAGREKLSKEAQILCFQCGANSIFYGDELLTTSNPSFQSDRKLLKEVGVSFNKDFETCEKTLSSL from the coding sequence ATGACTAATTCGAATAAGCAGTTATTAAGAGAAATTAGGTTCGATTGGAATAAAGAAGAAATATTGGAAATACTTAATAAGCCTCTGATTGATTTAATGTGGGAATCACAAATTGTTCACAGGAAATTTAACAAATACAACATTCAATTAGCATCATTGTTCAGCGTAAAAACTGGTGGGTGTGAGGAAAATTGTTCGTACTGTAGTCAATCAATTTATAGTGCTAGCGAAATCAAAAGTCATCCGCAATTTCAAGTTGAAGAGGTTTTAGCAAGAGCTCAAATAGCAAAAAATGAGGGTGCAGATAGGTTTTGCATGGGTTGGGCATGGAGAGAAATTAGAGATGGGAAATCTTTTAATGCAATGTTAGAGATGGTTAGTGGTGTAAGAAATTTAGGGATGGAAGCATGCGTTACCGCTGGGATGCTTACAGAAGACCAAGCTTCAAGGCTAGCTGATGCAGGTTTGACCGCGTATAACCACAATCTTGATACAAGTCCTGAGCATTATAAAAATATTATTACGACTAGGACTTATCAAGACAGACTAGATACTATCAAAAGAGTAAGAAATGCAGGAATAAATGTTTGTTGTGGAGGGATAATAGGTTTAGGTGAAACTAATGGCGATAGAGCATCTCTTTTGGAAGTGCTTTCAAACATGAATCCGCACCCTGAAAGTGTTCCTATAAATTCATTAGTAGCTATTGAAGGTACTGGTTTAGAAGATAATCAAGAAATTGATTCTATTGAAATGATAAGGATGATAGCTACAGCAAGAATTCTTATGCCTAAAAGTAAAATAAGATTAAGTGCAGGGCGAGAAAAGCTTTCAAAAGAAGCCCAAATTTTATGTTTTCAATGTGGGGCAAATTCAATTTTTTATGGAGATGAGTTACTCACAACTTCAAATCCATCTTTTCAATCAGACAGAAAGCTTCTTAAAGAAGTTGGAGTATCTTTTAACAAAGATTTTGAAACTTGTGAAAAAACATTATCTTCTTTATGA
- a CDS encoding rhodanese-related sulfurtransferase, with product MKGKNYKIVSLYSFFPFQENLILDLKNKLLEIENENDLSGLLIFASEGINGTICAEKNIINIVINLLNKYTDNRNLNMKVNFSKKKVFKKLKIKIKKEIVTMGINGINPSQDNGTYIDSVAWNKLIKNQNTIVIDTRNNYEVSIGTFQNSINPNTRNFSEFPRWVDDHLDSHLENKQSTNIAMFCTGGIRCEKATSLLKKKGYKNIYHLQGGILQYLDDIPGEENLFEGECYVFDKRVALDQELKKGSYSICHACGMPISIQDQKRKEYRKGIQCHFCINQFSDDDRKRFEERQKQIDRLKG from the coding sequence ATGAAAGGCAAAAATTATAAAATTGTTTCTCTTTATTCTTTCTTCCCATTTCAAGAAAACTTAATTCTTGATCTCAAAAATAAATTATTAGAAATTGAAAATGAAAACGATCTTTCAGGTTTATTAATTTTTGCAAGTGAGGGTATTAATGGAACTATTTGTGCTGAGAAAAATATAATTAATATAGTTATCAATTTACTTAACAAATATACAGATAATAGAAATTTGAATATGAAAGTAAACTTTTCAAAAAAGAAAGTCTTCAAAAAATTAAAAATAAAAATCAAGAAAGAAATAGTTACGATGGGCATTAATGGAATAAACCCTTCACAAGATAATGGGACTTATATTGACTCAGTTGCCTGGAATAAGTTAATTAAAAATCAAAATACAATAGTCATTGATACTAGAAATAATTATGAGGTTTCTATAGGAACATTTCAGAATTCTATAAACCCAAATACGAGAAACTTTAGCGAATTCCCCAGGTGGGTAGATGATCATTTAGATAGTCATTTAGAAAATAAACAATCTACAAATATAGCAATGTTTTGTACCGGCGGTATCAGATGTGAAAAAGCTACTAGTTTGCTGAAAAAGAAAGGTTATAAAAATATTTATCACCTACAAGGAGGCATCCTTCAATACCTTGATGATATACCAGGAGAAGAAAACTTATTTGAAGGCGAATGTTATGTTTTTGATAAAAGAGTTGCTTTAGATCAAGAATTAAAAAAAGGTTCCTACTCGATTTGTCATGCATGTGGAATGCCAATTTCAATTCAAGATCAAAAAAGAAAAGAATATAGAAAGGGTATCCAATGTCATTTCTGCATAAATCAATTCAGTGATGATGATAGAAAAAGATTTGAAGAAAGGCAAAAACAGATCGATAGATTAAAAGGATAG
- the lipA gene encoding lipoyl synthase codes for MKQNNLIKKEKILRLPPWIKFPISKASEFETIQSLIKKLDIHTICEEARCPNRAECYASGTATFLLGGSICSRSCAFCQVNKGRPSSVNSNEFIQVAEAVKVLNLKYVVLTSVARDDLTDHGANLFISTMNEIRKVDSKIKIEVLTPDLWGGGKNFDETNNLQTKRLKMILDKDPICFNHNLETVERLQKEVRRGANYKKSLSLLKKSKEIAPHIQTKSGIMLGLGETLDEIKHTIYDLKNIDCDQITIGQYLRPSLNHLAVKKYWDPSEFEYLYRFSKELGFKKVSSGPLVRSSYHAG; via the coding sequence ATGAAACAAAATAATCTAATCAAGAAAGAAAAAATTTTAAGACTTCCTCCATGGATAAAATTTCCTATTAGTAAAGCTTCAGAGTTCGAAACAATACAATCACTTATTAAAAAACTAGATATTCATACTATTTGTGAAGAAGCAAGATGTCCAAATAGAGCAGAATGTTATGCCTCAGGAACAGCCACTTTTTTACTAGGTGGATCAATATGTTCTCGTTCTTGTGCTTTCTGTCAGGTAAATAAAGGTAGACCTAGTTCAGTCAATAGTAATGAATTTATTCAAGTTGCTGAAGCAGTAAAAGTATTAAATTTGAAATATGTTGTTTTAACATCGGTAGCTAGAGATGATCTCACTGACCATGGTGCAAATTTATTTATATCTACAATGAATGAGATTAGAAAAGTTGATTCAAAAATAAAAATAGAGGTTTTGACTCCTGATTTATGGGGTGGGGGCAAGAATTTTGATGAAACTAATAATCTTCAGACTAAAAGATTGAAGATGATTTTAGATAAAGATCCAATTTGCTTTAATCATAATCTTGAAACTGTCGAAAGACTTCAAAAAGAAGTTAGGAGAGGTGCAAATTACAAAAAATCACTAAGTTTACTAAAAAAGTCAAAAGAAATTGCTCCTCATATTCAAACTAAATCAGGCATTATGTTGGGCCTTGGGGAAACATTGGATGAAATAAAACATACAATTTATGATCTTAAAAATATAGATTGTGATCAAATTACAATAGGTCAATATTTAAGGCCCTCATTAAATCATTTGGCAGTCAAGAAATATTGGGATCCATCAGAGTTTGAATATTTATATCGCTTCTCCAAGGAATTAGGATTCAAGAAAGTATCTTCTGGCCCCTTAGTTAGAAGTAGTTATCATGCCGGTTAG
- the recR gene encoding recombination mediator RecR — protein sequence MITYTKPLSKLIGHFEKFPGIGPRTAQRLALFILKQPESTIRDFSKALLEAHSNVGRCKKCFNLTSADECEICRNTERNQKLICVVAETKDLLALERAREFKGVYHVIGGLISPMDSVGPELLEIRSLVERVSKSEIDEIILALTPSVEGDTTSLYIGKLLAPFTKVTRIAYGLPMGSELEYVDEVTLARALEGRTKLN from the coding sequence TTGATTACCTATACCAAACCACTTTCAAAATTAATTGGTCATTTTGAGAAATTTCCAGGGATTGGTCCAAGAACAGCTCAACGATTAGCACTATTTATTCTAAAACAACCTGAAAGTACAATAAGGGATTTTTCAAAAGCTTTGTTAGAAGCTCATAGTAATGTTGGCCGTTGTAAAAAATGCTTCAATTTGACATCAGCAGATGAATGTGAAATATGCAGAAATACTGAAAGAAACCAAAAACTAATCTGCGTAGTAGCAGAAACCAAAGATTTGCTTGCTTTAGAACGAGCGAGAGAGTTTAAAGGTGTCTATCACGTCATTGGTGGTTTAATATCTCCAATGGATTCTGTGGGACCTGAACTTTTAGAAATAAGAAGCTTAGTAGAACGAGTTAGCAAGTCTGAAATAGATGAGATCATACTTGCATTGACCCCAAGTGTTGAGGGAGATACAACAAGTCTTTATATTGGAAAATTATTAGCCCCTTTCACTAAAGTTACGAGGATTGCCTATGGCCTCCCAATGGGAAGTGAACTTGAATATGTAGATGAAGTGACCCTCGCTAGGGCCTTAGAAGGAAGAACAAAGCTTAATTAG
- the psbP gene encoding photosystem II reaction center PsbP, whose product MKNNKFNPFKYLFLIFLCLILNACSGGINAGLEAYQSPDGRYAFLYPTGWTRIKVDGGPEIIYHDLINSNETLSLVVSDVNKEVQLEQLGTPSEVGQTLIDKVIAPEGSGREVKLINANKRELSNHIFYDLEYELNLDKQARNELATVVIDRGTLYTFAVGTNEERWNKVDGMFSNVIESFNFLI is encoded by the coding sequence ATGAAAAATAATAAATTCAACCCTTTCAAATATTTATTTCTAATTTTTTTGTGTTTAATACTTAACGCTTGTAGTGGAGGTATCAATGCGGGATTAGAAGCTTATCAAAGTCCCGACGGAAGATATGCATTTTTGTATCCAACAGGATGGACAAGAATAAAAGTCGATGGAGGACCTGAAATTATTTATCATGATTTAATCAATAGTAATGAGACATTAAGTTTAGTAGTTTCTGATGTAAATAAAGAGGTTCAATTAGAGCAATTGGGGACCCCAAGTGAAGTGGGTCAAACATTAATTGATAAAGTAATTGCTCCCGAAGGTTCAGGTAGAGAGGTAAAACTTATTAATGCCAACAAGAGGGAGCTATCCAATCATATTTTCTATGATTTAGAGTATGAATTAAATTTAGATAAACAAGCCAGGAATGAACTAGCTACAGTCGTAATTGATAGGGGAACACTTTATACTTTTGCTGTAGGAACAAATGAAGAGAGATGGAACAAAGTTGATGGAATGTTTAGTAATGTAATTGAATCATTTAACTTCTTAATATAG
- a CDS encoding ABC transporter ATP-binding protein — MRSKKNQNPIIRLYLNLIEERRLLFLAFFSSIINKILDLAPPVIIGLAVDIVVKEQNSWIAGFGIKEVPAQLIFLAFASGIVWSGESSFEYLYSVLWRNLAQLSQHKLRIKAYDHIQELDMEFFENDNTGRLLSILNDDINQLERFLDQGANQIIQLIITVLIIGGTMIFVAPKIALFAFFPIPIIFLGSINFQRKLAPKYKDVRNKAGMLASRLNNNLSGILTIKSFTKEKWELHRLNKESLAYQRSNKAAIKLSSAFIPLIRFAILFAFIAILLIGGFQTWNNTLNVGTYSFLVFITQRLLWPLTTLGHVLDDFQRSMASIDRVIDLIDTPVKIKDGKIKIEPKHTKGQIIFNNVNFSYPGRDLTLKNINFKIENNSTLGIVGLTGSGKSTIIKLLLRIYDSNNGLITLDGIPIKEINLRDLRKCISLVSQETYLFHGTVQENIAYGSINPSFKDIIKASKIAEAHKFIEQLPEGYKTIVGERGQRLSGGQRQRIALARAVLKDAPILILDEATASVDNETEALIQKSLSKITKERTTIVIAHRLSTIKNADNIIVIDKGKIVESGKHKNLLNQKKIYADLWNVQVGI, encoded by the coding sequence ATGAGATCTAAGAAGAATCAAAATCCAATAATTAGACTTTATTTGAATCTTATTGAAGAAAGGAGATTACTATTTCTTGCGTTTTTTAGTTCCATAATTAATAAAATATTAGATTTAGCTCCCCCTGTAATAATAGGTCTTGCAGTTGATATCGTTGTAAAAGAACAGAATTCATGGATTGCTGGTTTTGGTATAAAAGAAGTTCCAGCACAATTGATTTTTCTTGCATTTGCATCAGGGATAGTTTGGTCTGGTGAATCTTCCTTTGAATATTTATATTCGGTTTTATGGAGAAATCTGGCTCAGCTATCACAACATAAATTAAGAATAAAAGCTTATGACCATATACAGGAATTAGATATGGAATTTTTTGAAAACGATAATACTGGAAGGCTATTGTCTATTTTGAATGATGATATAAATCAACTCGAGAGATTTCTAGACCAAGGGGCTAATCAGATTATTCAGTTAATTATAACTGTCTTAATAATTGGTGGCACGATGATTTTTGTTGCTCCAAAAATTGCTTTATTTGCTTTCTTTCCTATACCAATCATATTTTTAGGATCAATTAACTTTCAAAGAAAGCTAGCTCCAAAATATAAAGATGTAAGAAATAAGGCAGGAATGTTGGCTTCAAGACTTAATAATAATTTAAGTGGAATTCTGACTATAAAAAGTTTCACTAAAGAAAAATGGGAACTTCATAGATTAAATAAAGAAAGTCTTGCTTATCAAAGAAGTAATAAGGCTGCAATTAAATTATCTTCAGCTTTTATCCCACTTATAAGATTTGCAATATTATTTGCTTTTATAGCAATTCTATTAATTGGAGGCTTCCAAACCTGGAATAATACTCTTAATGTAGGTACCTATAGTTTTCTAGTGTTTATTACACAAAGATTATTGTGGCCTTTAACTACTTTAGGACATGTTTTAGATGATTTTCAGAGATCTATGGCATCAATAGATAGAGTAATTGATCTTATTGATACTCCTGTAAAAATAAAAGATGGAAAAATAAAAATTGAACCTAAGCATACTAAAGGTCAAATCATTTTTAATAATGTAAATTTTAGCTATCCTGGAAGAGATTTAACTTTAAAAAATATAAATTTCAAAATTGAAAATAACTCAACTTTAGGAATTGTTGGGTTAACAGGTTCTGGGAAAAGTACGATAATAAAACTACTTCTTAGGATTTATGATAGTAATAATGGTTTAATTACCTTGGATGGCATTCCTATTAAAGAAATTAATTTGAGAGATTTAAGAAAATGTATATCTTTAGTTAGTCAAGAAACTTATTTATTTCATGGCACTGTACAAGAAAATATTGCTTATGGCTCAATTAACCCAAGTTTTAAAGACATCATCAAGGCGTCAAAGATTGCTGAAGCTCATAAATTTATTGAACAATTACCAGAGGGTTATAAAACTATAGTGGGAGAAAGGGGGCAAAGGCTCTCGGGCGGCCAACGCCAAAGGATTGCCTTGGCGAGAGCTGTTTTAAAGGATGCTCCAATATTAATATTAGATGAAGCTACCGCCTCAGTTGACAATGAAACAGAGGCTTTAATTCAGAAATCATTATCTAAAATCACAAAAGAAAGAACCACGATTGTAATAGCTCATAGATTAAGCACGATAAAAAATGCTGACAATATTATTGTTATTGATAAAGGTAAAATAGTTGAAAGTGGAAAACATAAAAACTTATTAAATCAGAAGAAAATATATGCAGATTTGTGGAATGTTCAGGTAGGTATTTAG
- a CDS encoding DEAD/DEAH box helicase: MAFKKDGTSVDNEQEKSQNDDVSPLELNNLENKREVGSQSLEVSKSNDKENGFLNFGFNQSILNSLRNKGYKNPTPIQKAAIPELMLGRDLLGQAQTGTGKTAAFALPLIEKLSDNKELNAKVLVMTPTRELATQVAESFKSYSSESRNFKTVAIYGGTDYRNQISALKRKVDVVVGTPGRIMDHIRQGTFKINCISCLVLDEADEMLNMGFLEDIEWIIDQLPENKQMVLFSATMPNEIRNIAKKYLNDPAEILIKSVKKETQLISQKFLYVQRHHKLDALKRILELNNEGVIIFVRTKLLTTSIAEALENSGHTVAVLNGDIPQNQRENTVDRLKKGFIDILVATDVAARGLDVERIKLVVNYDFPFDKETYTHRIGRTGRAGRSGEAILFVNQREKHFLRNLENSTRTKIEEINIPSNNIINEKRMEKLIENVNESSLAQEENEENKALIIDILDNLKEKYSMDDSNIAMAAINLVIGNKAFFVDEDDSWIHKQNNTDRNRLNRSGNNRNRNSNRRNNYQNDSFETYKFNFGKFDGVRVANIISSICNSTNINGRSIGKIQIFNDYSLVDLPRDLHKETKNKLKKIKVRS, encoded by the coding sequence ATGGCTTTTAAAAAAGATGGCACCTCAGTTGATAATGAGCAGGAAAAATCTCAGAATGATGATGTTTCCCCACTTGAGTTAAATAACTTAGAAAACAAAAGAGAAGTTGGATCTCAATCATTGGAAGTATCAAAAAGTAATGATAAAGAGAATGGATTTCTCAATTTTGGATTTAATCAATCGATATTAAATTCGTTAAGAAATAAAGGTTACAAAAATCCAACTCCTATACAAAAAGCTGCTATTCCAGAACTGATGTTAGGCAGAGATTTATTAGGCCAAGCTCAAACTGGAACAGGTAAGACTGCAGCTTTCGCATTACCTTTAATAGAAAAACTTTCAGATAATAAAGAATTAAATGCCAAGGTTTTAGTTATGACTCCAACAAGGGAGTTGGCAACTCAAGTGGCAGAATCTTTTAAAAGTTATAGTTCTGAATCCAGAAACTTTAAGACTGTTGCTATATATGGAGGCACCGACTATCGAAATCAAATTTCTGCATTGAAAAGAAAAGTTGATGTTGTAGTTGGAACCCCTGGCAGAATAATGGATCATATAAGGCAGGGAACTTTTAAAATTAACTGCATAAGTTGTCTCGTCTTAGATGAAGCCGATGAAATGTTAAATATGGGTTTTCTTGAAGATATTGAATGGATAATAGATCAACTTCCCGAAAATAAACAGATGGTATTGTTCTCAGCAACAATGCCTAATGAGATTAGAAACATAGCAAAAAAATATCTAAATGATCCCGCCGAAATATTAATCAAAAGTGTTAAAAAAGAAACTCAATTAATTTCGCAGAAGTTTCTATATGTTCAAAGGCATCATAAGTTAGATGCTTTAAAAAGAATTTTAGAACTTAATAACGAGGGAGTAATAATTTTTGTAAGGACAAAATTACTTACTACCTCAATAGCCGAAGCTCTAGAAAATTCGGGTCATACTGTCGCAGTGCTTAATGGAGATATTCCTCAGAATCAGAGAGAGAATACTGTAGATAGATTAAAAAAAGGATTTATTGATATCCTTGTCGCAACTGATGTTGCAGCTAGAGGATTAGATGTTGAGAGGATAAAACTTGTTGTTAATTACGATTTCCCTTTTGATAAGGAAACATATACGCATAGAATTGGAAGAACAGGTAGAGCCGGCAGATCTGGAGAGGCAATTTTATTCGTTAATCAAAGAGAAAAACATTTTCTAAGAAACTTAGAAAACTCAACAAGAACTAAGATTGAAGAAATTAATATACCAAGCAATAACATAATAAATGAAAAAAGGATGGAGAAACTTATAGAAAATGTTAATGAGAGTTCTTTAGCTCAAGAAGAAAATGAAGAAAACAAAGCTTTGATTATTGATATATTAGATAATTTGAAAGAAAAATACTCTATGGATGACTCAAATATTGCAATGGCGGCGATTAATTTAGTCATAGGTAATAAAGCATTTTTTGTGGATGAAGATGATTCTTGGATTCATAAACAAAATAATACTGATCGAAATAGATTAAATAGAAGTGGAAATAATCGCAACAGAAATTCAAACAGAAGAAATAATTATCAAAATGATTCTTTTGAAACCTATAAATTTAACTTTGGTAAATTTGACGGGGTTAGAGTAGCAAATATTATATCCTCAATCTGTAATTCAACTAATATTAATGGTAGATCAATAGGTAAGATACAGATTTTTAATGATTATAGTTTAGTAGATTTACCTAGAGATCTACATAAAGAAACTAAAAATAAATTAAAAAAAATTAAGGTAAGAAGCTAA